The following coding sequences lie in one Lolium perenne isolate Kyuss_39 chromosome 2, Kyuss_2.0, whole genome shotgun sequence genomic window:
- the LOC139829770 gene encoding uncharacterized protein has protein sequence MPLYRCLTRVEIGDGGRTSFWHDDWLPGGPLSISAAALYSHTTSPEATVAQALAGGIDSILAPRLSRVGARELDSLRAALDEVALGDGADRRSLTRCSGPRNKLITGALYRLCNFGGVSSANAGFIWRCHTPSRVSFFGWLLTLSRVQTRDTLLRKTIVDAAGAGCPLCDATLETASHMTLHCPVAARFWSTVGVEVPRDFHVRDLHLLPMPSSISMETAPTFALLCCWQLWKQRNAAVFRGEVPSLPLLLKLCRDDATMWRGRFPDSQRSHIDAWHVCLGGT, from the coding sequence ATGCCTCTCTACCGCTGCCTCACTCGGGTTGAGATCGGGGACGGTGGCCGCACCTCCTTCTGGCACGATGACTGGCTACCTGGTGGGCCGCTGTCGATCTCCGCTGCGGCGCTCTACTCGCATACTACTTCGCCCGAGGCGACTGTCGCTCAGGCTCTGGCTGGTGGGATTGACAGTATCCTGGCTCCGCGCCTCTCGCGGGTTGGAGCAAGGGAGCTGGACTCGCTCCGGGCCGCTCTCGACGAGGTGGCGCTGGGCGATGGGGCTGATCGGCGCTCTCTCACCCGCTGCTCCGGGCCCCGGAACAAGCTGATCACCGGCGCTCTTTACAGGCTCTGCAACTTTGGCGGGGTTAGTTCCGCCAACGCGGGGTTTATCTGGAGATGCCACACGCCATCTCGAGTCAGTTTTTTCGGATGGCtgctcaccttgtcgcgtgtccaGACTCGCGACACGCTTCTTCGGAAGACCATTGTGGATGCGGCCGGGGCTGGCTGCCCCCTGTGTGATGCCACCCTCGAGACCGCCAGCCACATGACACTCCACTGTCCCGTTGCTGCTCGCTTCTGGTCGACGGTTGGCGTCGAGGTGCCGCGAGATTTCCACGTCAGGGACCTCCACCTCCTTCCCATGCCGTCGTCGATCTCCATGGAAACGGCGCCGACctttgccttgctctgctgctggcAACTTTGGAAGCAGCGGAACGCGGCGGTGTTCAGAGGCGAGGTGCcctccctccccctcctcctAAAACTGTGCCGGGATGATGCGACCATGTGGCGTGGACGGTTTCCGGATTCACAGCGCTCTCATATCGATGCCTGGCATGTTTGCCTAGGCGGTACCTAA
- the LOC127328363 gene encoding uncharacterized protein gives MAKWIWRLYAGEQGLWAKILRAKYLGERDLLADKHRPGSQFWNAIQKIKHVFGMGARHAIHNGRATRFWVDWWHEKGPLKVLFPGLFAIASEPLATVATLFLGNQCRLTFRRELGFGERVELANVARLVETIHLSDPHDRISWSLEPNGKFSAWKLLARRGDRQAVELVIGRIRALHASIRDSV, from the exons ATGGCCAAATGGATTTGGAGGCTGTACGCTGGGGAGCAAGGCCTCTGGGCGAAGATCCTTAGGGCCAAGTATCTAGGGGAGAGGGACCTCCTTGCAGATAAGCACCGGCCTGGATCTCAATTTTGGAATGCTATCCAAAAGATCAAACATGTCTTCGGCATGGGGGCCCGGCATGCTATCCACAATGGTCGCGCTACTAGATTCTGGGTGGACTGGTGGCATGAGAAGGGCCCCCTCAAGGTCCTGTTCCCgggtctctttgccattgcatcGGAACCCCTTGCCACGGTGGCCACGCTCTTCCTGGGTAACCAGTGCAGGCTCACGTTCCGCCGTGAGCTGGGCTTTGGGGAGCGAGTGGAGCTGGCCAACGTCGCCCGGCTGGTGGAGACCATCCACCTGTCGGATCCACATGACCGGATTTCGTGGTCCTTGGAGCCAAATGGGAAGTTCTCT GCTTGGAAGCTTCTggctaggagaggagaccgacaaGCGGTGGAGCTGGTGATTGGCAGGATCCGAGCTCTTCATGCTTCTATCAGAGATAGTGTCTAG